Proteins found in one Acanthopagrus latus isolate v.2019 chromosome 3, fAcaLat1.1, whole genome shotgun sequence genomic segment:
- the LOC119017137 gene encoding uncharacterized protein LOC119017137, with protein MCDIEHMFHQFHVNADDQDYLRFLWWENGNLDAQPSIYRMKVHLFGAASSPGCANYGLKHLAAEGLGRFGEDTIKFIQTNFYLDDGLSSVATESQAIQLVKEARELCSMGKLRLHKFISNNKEVLATIPKEECAVAPKDLDMALSELHIERALGVQWCVASDEFQFRVVVKESPLTRRGVLSTVASVFDPLGFVAPFVLLGKQILQQMCRDKLSWDDTLPDDLRPLWESWLHDLPNLAGVRIQRCYTPPSFKVQHYERHHFSDASVSGYGECSYLRAVSTSGEVHCSLVMGRSRVAPTKITTIPRLELSAAVVAVRTSDMLKKELEVDLSREIFWTDSKVVLGYINNEARRFHVFVANRVERIKQSTESAQWRYVASEDNPADHASRGLTAGQLIASNWLTGPDLLWQKDLPSQVVKVGEISSNDPELKKAQVHDTHAKEVRSLLDRLHKFSDWMRMVKAIARLKRLAKEKKGLKPRSCEASSLEERREAELVIIKMVQEAAFSQEIHCLQRHKEMQIKDKTKLHKLCPFLDDQGILRVGGRLTHAALHPHVTHSAVLPRDSHISVLLVKHYHEKVHHQGRGMTMNELRSSGVWILGCSRAVSSHIYKCTKCRKFRRCTEQQRMADLPQERVETTPPFTYCGMDCFGPFYVKEGRKELKRYGVLLTCMCSRAIHIVMLDDLTTDAFINTLRSFIAIRGAVRQLRCDQGTNFVGAKHEFVIALKEMDQEELKELGCDRTIRSVLMSILERSTKQLDCSSLRTFLYEVMAVVNSRPLTTDHLSDSSSPEPLTPNHILTMKSTIISPPPGKFVKEDLYLRKTWRRVQLLANTFWTRWKKECLLNLQHRQKWIKDRRNAKINDIVLLQDDAAPRNHWKLAKVIEVYPGKDGRVRKLKLLMSDSTLDGKGRRISKPVHLERPIQKTVTLLEAD; from the coding sequence ATGTGTGACATAGAACACATGTTCCACCAGTTTCATGTGAATGCAGATGACCAAGACTACCTACGTTTCCTATGGTGGGAAAATGGAAACCTTGATGCCCAGCCTTCCATCTATCGGATGAAAGTGCATTTGTTTGGTGCAGCTTCCTCACCTGGTTGCGCCAACTATGGACTAAAGCACCTTGCTGCTGAAGGACTAGGACGTTTCGGTGAAGACACCATCAAGTTCATTCAGACCAACTTCTATCTTGATGATGGCTTGTCAAGTGTAGCAACCGAAAGCCAAGCAATACAGCTGGTGAAGGAAGCAAGAGAGCTCTGCAGTATGGGTAAACTTCGGCTTCACAAGTTCATCTCCAACAACAAGGAAGTTCTGGCCACTATTCCCAAGGAAGAATGCGCTGTAGCTCCCAAAGACCTAGATATGGCACTCAGTGAACTACACATAGAGAGAGCACTTGGTGTACAGTGGTGTGTAGCGTCAGACGAGTTCCAGTTCAGGGTGGTTGTCAAGGAAAGTCCACTTACCCGAAGAGGAGTCTTGTCTACAGTCGCTTCTGTGTTCGATCCACTGGGATTTGTGGCACCCTTTGTCCTGTTGGGAAAGCAGATATTGCAGCAGATGTGTCGTGACAAGCTCAGTTGGGATGATACCTTACCTGATGACCTTCGACCTCTGTGGGAGTCTTGGCTTCATGACTTGCCAAACTTGGCTGGTGTAAGGATCCAGAGATGCTACACACCACCAAGCTTCAAGGTCCAGCACTATGAGCGCCATCATTTCTCTGACGCCAGTGTGTCCGGCTATGGAGAGTGCTCTTACCTCAGGGCAGTCAGCACATCAGGTGAAGTCCACTGCTCCTTAGTCATGGGAAGATCAAGGGTTGCACCCACTAAGATCACAACTATACCACGACTTGAGCTGTCAGCAGCGGTAGTAGCTGTCCGCACCAGTGACATGCTAAAGAAGGAACTGGAAGTTGACTTATCACGAGAAATCTTCTGGACTGATTCCAAGGTTGTACTTGGATACATAAATAATGAAGCCAGAAGATTTCATGTGTTCGTAGCAAACCGCGTGGAGCGCATCAAGCAAAGCACAGAGTCTGCACAATGGAGGTATGTAGCCTCTGAAGACAATCCAGCAGACCATGCCTCAAGAGGTCTCACAGCTGGGCAGCTCATAGCTTCAAACTGGCTCACAGGCCCAGACCTTCTCTGGCAAAAGGACCTACCAAGTCAAGTAGTCAAGGTGGGAGAGATCTCAAGCAATGATCCAGAGCTCAAGAAGGCCCAGGTTCATGACACTCATGCTAAAGAGGTGAGGTCGCTGTTAGATCGTCTCCACAAGTTCTCCGACTGGATGAGAATGGTGAAAGCTATCGCCAGACTCAAGCGCCTCGCCAAGGAAAAAAAGGGCCTTAAACCAAGGTCCTGTGAAGCCAGCAGCTTAGAAGAAAGGAGGGAAGCAGAGCTGGTCATTATCAAGATGGTTCAAGAAGCAGCCTTCTCTCAAGAGATACACTGCCTCCAGCGTCATAAAGAGATGCAAATCAAAGATAAGACCAAGTTGCACAAGTTATGTCCATTCCTTGATGATCAGGGTATCCTTCGAGTGGGAGGCCGCTTAACTCATGCTGCTCTACATCCACATGTGACGCATTCAGCAGTGCTCCCAAGAGACAGTCACATATCAGTATTACTTGTCAAGCATTATCATGAGAAAGTCCATCATCAGGGACGAGGAATGACTATGAATGAGCTCCGTTCCAGTGGCGTATGGATCCTTGGATGCAGCAGGGCAGTATCATCTCATATCTACAAGTGTACAAAGTGCAGGAAGTTCAGAAGATGTACAGAACAGCAAAGGATGGCAGACCTCCCACAAGAACGAGTGGAGACAACCCCACCATTCACTTACTGCGGGATGGACTGCTTTGGACCATTCTACGTcaaggaaggaagaaaagagtTAAAGCGGTATGGGGTGTTGCTTACCTGCATGTGTTCCAGAGCAATACACATTGTAATGCTCGATGACTTGACTACGGATGCCTTTATTAACACTCTGCGTTCATTCATTGCTATTCGAGGGGCAGTACGTCAGTTAAGATGTGATCAAGGGACGAACTTCGTTGGTGCTAAACATGAGTTTGTTATAGCATTAAAAGAGATGGATCAAGAGGAGCTCAAGGAACTGGGATGTGACCGCACCATCAGAAGTGTTTTGATGTCGATTCTAGAACGGTCAACCAAACAACTTGACTGCTCCTCTCTACGAACATTCCTATATGAGGTCATGGCAGTAGTGAACAGCAGACCTCTGACCACTGATCACCTAAGTGACTCATCAAGTCCAGAGCCCCTGACACCAAACCACATACTGACTATGAAATCCACGATTATCTCCCCACCTCCAGGAAAGTTTGTCAAGGAAGATCTGTACCTCCGCAAGACATGGCGCCGAGTTCAGCTTCTTGCAAACACCTTCTGGACACGGTGGAAAAAGGAGTGCCTCCTAAATctccaacacagacaaaagTGGATCAAGGATCGCAGAAATGCTAAAATCAATGACATTGTTCTCCTTCAGGATGATGCTGCACCACGAAACCATTGGAAGTTGGCAAAGGTCATTGAAGTGTACCCAGGAAAGGACGGACGAGTGAGGAAACTCAAGTTGCTCATGAGCGATTCAACTCTGGATGGGAAGGGAAGGCGCATCTCAAAacctgttcacctggagaggcCCATTCAGAAGACAGTTACACTATTGGAAGCAGACTGA